From the genome of bacterium, one region includes:
- a CDS encoding type IV pilus twitching motility protein PilT: MLKMPELLKMLVERHASDLYLKVARPPLIRIAGILTPTDLPKLGPEDVMNLVYSMMNQEQIKKFVENLDIDFSYSLPGVARFRVNVFKQRGVIGCIIRAVPYDIPTVEQLGLPPVIKNLVAKPQGLILVTGPTGSGKSTTLAAMVGFINKNRNCHIITIEDPIEFLHRDDKSTIDQRELDVDTKSFREALRRALRQDPDVLLIGEMRDIETMSTALSAAETGHLVLSTLHTNDATQTIDRIIDVFPTSQQTQVRIQLSLTLLGVVSQRLLRRKDEKGRIAAVEIMINSPLIKDLIEKGNTSGIRKVIESSTTYWQMQSLNQAIAKVVNIGLVTIEEALSATPYPDDLRLGLKGAHAGGGIVIGGMDMQY; the protein is encoded by the coding sequence ATGTTAAAGATGCCAGAATTATTAAAGATGTTAGTAGAACGACACGCATCTGATTTATATTTAAAGGTAGCCAGACCTCCACTTATTAGAATTGCGGGCATATTAACCCCAACTGATTTACCAAAACTTGGTCCTGAGGATGTGATGAATTTAGTTTATAGTATGATGAATCAGGAGCAGATTAAGAAATTCGTAGAGAATCTGGATATCGATTTTTCATACAGTTTACCAGGTGTGGCTCGATTCAGGGTAAATGTGTTTAAACAGCGTGGTGTGATAGGTTGTATTATTCGAGCTGTTCCTTACGATATTCCGACTGTTGAGCAATTAGGCTTACCACCTGTTATAAAAAATTTAGTTGCCAAACCACAAGGGTTGATATTAGTTACCGGGCCTACTGGAAGTGGAAAATCCACAACATTAGCGGCAATGGTGGGTTTCATTAATAAAAATCGTAATTGCCACATAATTACCATAGAAGACCCAATAGAATTTTTACATCGTGATGATAAAAGCACGATTGACCAACGCGAATTAGATGTTGATACGAAAAGTTTTCGTGAGGCATTACGGCGAGCACTTCGTCAGGACCCGGATGTGCTTTTAATCGGTGAGATGCGCGATATTGAGACAATGTCTACCGCGCTGAGTGCCGCTGAAACCGGTCATCTGGTTTTATCAACACTTCACACTAATGATGCCACACAAACAATCGACCGTATCATTGATGTTTTTCCGACTTCTCAGCAAACCCAGGTTAGAATTCAATTATCTCTGACTTTACTGGGTGTCGTTTCTCAAAGATTATTGCGGAGAAAAGATGAAAAAGGTAGAATTGCCGCAGTTGAAATTATGATTAATTCACCCTTAATCAAGGATTTAATCGAAAAAGGAAATACATCCGGTATCCGTAAGGTGATTGAATCTTCCACAACCTATTGGCAGATGCAAAGTTTAAATCAGGCTATTGCTAAAGTGGTTAATATTGGGTTGGTGACAATAGAAGAGGCACTTTCTGCCACACCTTATCCTGATGATTTAAGACTGGGACTTAAAGGAGCTCATGCCGGTGGCGGGATAGTTATTGGCGGAATGGATATGCAGTATTAA
- a CDS encoding metal-dependent hydrolase encodes MSTPIAHSLTGINVYLVSKNKNTINNRLLILYCLIVSNLPDIDFFCITTNGIKWSPLYHHQVTHSIIFMLILSLIAWLTGGQRLGIITLWCLGLHNLIDYFTFDTIPPKGIMLLYPFSKQYFISPVTFWCGSEHQTLGDTVSFISLISMGYDLITVGLITFIVIISKRIYELRREN; translated from the coding sequence ATGTCAACTCCTATCGCTCATTCTTTAACTGGAATAAATGTTTATTTAGTTTCTAAAAACAAAAATACCATTAATAATAGGTTACTTATCTTATATTGCTTAATTGTCTCAAATTTGCCAGATATTGATTTTTTTTGTATTACAACCAATGGAATTAAATGGAGTCCTCTTTACCATCATCAGGTCACTCATTCAATAATATTTATGCTTATTTTAAGTTTAATTGCCTGGTTGACTGGTGGTCAAAGATTAGGAATAATTACATTGTGGTGTCTTGGATTACATAATTTAATAGATTACTTTACTTTTGATACAATACCTCCAAAAGGGATAATGTTATTATATCCATTTTCAAAACAGTATTTTATATCTCCAGTTACCTTTTGGTGTGGTAGTGAACATCAAACTTTAGGAGATACAGTTTCGTTTATCAGCTTAATTAGTATGGGATATGATTTAATTACGGTGGGATTGATTACCTTCATAGTTATAATATCAAAAAGAATCTATGAATTAAGGCGGGAGAATTAA